Proteins encoded within one genomic window of Pygocentrus nattereri isolate fPygNat1 chromosome 9, fPygNat1.pri, whole genome shotgun sequence:
- the LOC108410463 gene encoding epidermal differentiation-specific protein-like, with amino-acid sequence MSKIIIYEHFNFEGISREFTSSVSNLVQENFNDCISSLKVIGNPWVTYSGVNFSGTQEVYEEGEYARVEHNDSISSLEMVTEDLTDPQITLYEHVDYQGRSIVLKNETNLCHGSFNDIASSHKVQRGAWVLYEHVDRHGAKIVARASRDVPNYGGFNDRLSHVCPLKPGKPTITAEVLWDKKEEHVKSVILDSICGLNHGESEQRFSTELYREYGGSVTDNFSFSNATEITMGTSFSVNVEMMKGSNNLSLSNTFTVEKGSSNTRTEKKCVQISLPTTVPPRSKLTVNVVRKELDVKVPVKLTITTGSHSREEFGEYRCQSGNSITTEYKEDKI; translated from the coding sequence ATGAGCAAGATCATCATCTATGAGCATTTTAACTTTGAGGGCATTAGCAGAGAGTTCACCTCCTCTGTCTCCAACTTAGTTCAGGAGAATTTTAATGACTGCATCTCCTCTCTGAAGGTGATTGGGAATCCATGGGTGACATACTCAGGTGTCAATTTCAGTGGTACCCAGGAAGTCTATGAAGAGGGTGAATATGCCAGAGTGGAGCACAATGACAGCATTTCCTCTCTGGAGATGGTGACGGAGGACCTGACGGATCCTCAGATAACACTTTATGAACATGTGGACTATCAGGGAAGAAGTATTGTGCTGAAGAATGAGACCAACCTGTGCCATGGCTCTTTTAATGATATAGCATCTTCTCACAAGGTGCAAAGAGGAGCCTGGGTTCTGTACGAGCATGTTGACAGACATGGGGCAAAGATAGTGGCCAGAGCTTCTCGTGATGTTCCAAACTATGGCGGGTTCAATGACCGACTGTCTCATGTGTGCCCTCTGAAGCCAGGAAAGCCCACCATTACAGCTGAGGTTCTCTGGGACAAGAAGGAAGAACATGTAAAATCAGTTATCCTTGACTCCATATGTGGCCTGAACCATGGAGAAAGTGAACAAAGATTCTCCACTGAGCTGTATCGAGAATATGGGGGCTCCGTCACTGACAACTTTAGCTTTAGTAATGCAACAGAGATCACCATGGGAACATCCTTTAGCGTGAATGTAGAAATGATGAAGGGGAGCAATAACCTCTCTTTGAGTAATACCTTCACTGTGGAGAAAGGGAGCAGCAACACCAGAACCGAGAAGAAGTGTGTCCAGATCTCCCTGCCGACGACTGTCCCTCCCCGCTCCAAGCTTACTGTGAACGTGGTGAGGAAGGAGTTAGATGTGAAGGTCCCTGTCAAGCTGACCATCACCACTGGTTCCCACAGCAGGGAAGAATTTGGAGAGTACCGGTGCCAGTCTGGCAACTCCATCACCACCGAGTACAAGGAGGACAAAATCTAG